A single window of Paracoccus albus DNA harbors:
- a CDS encoding (d)CMP kinase — MPFTIAIDGPAASGKGTIAKALSRRFGFHHLDTGLLYRAVGAKGGDPLETARSLTARDLQRPDLRSNEAGQAASRVAIIPEVRLALVEFQRRFAIQEPGAVLDGRDIGTVICPNADLKLYVIASDEVRARRRASEIGADPAETLAALQERDARDQERETAPLRPADNAVILDTTEMSITEAVTDAVRLVIARRKGDGKLT, encoded by the coding sequence ATGCCTTTCACAATCGCCATTGATGGACCTGCCGCCTCTGGCAAGGGAACGATCGCGAAGGCCTTGTCGCGGCGTTTCGGCTTTCATCACCTTGATACCGGGCTTCTTTATCGTGCCGTCGGTGCCAAAGGCGGTGATCCGCTGGAAACCGCACGCTCGCTGACGGCGCGGGATCTGCAGCGCCCCGATCTTCGCAGCAACGAGGCGGGGCAGGCGGCCAGCAGGGTTGCAATCATCCCCGAGGTCAGGCTCGCCCTTGTCGAGTTTCAGCGCCGTTTTGCGATTCAGGAACCCGGCGCGGTTCTGGATGGTCGGGACATTGGCACTGTCATCTGCCCGAATGCCGATCTGAAGCTTTATGTCATTGCGTCCGACGAAGTGCGCGCTAGACGACGCGCCAGCGAAATTGGCGCCGATCCCGCAGAGACGCTTGCCGCATTGCAGGAACGCGATGCGCGGGATCAGGAAAGAGAGACGGCACCGCTGCGGCCGGCCGATAATGCGGTCATACTGGACACGACCGAGATGAGCATCACCGAAGCTGTGACAGATGCTGTCAGGCTGGTAATTGCCCGGCGCAAAGGCGACGGAAAGCTGACCTGA
- the rpsA gene encoding 30S ribosomal protein S1, with protein MAERASMEEFEALLNESLDIDTPDEGSVVKGKVIAIEAGQAIIDVGYKMEGRVDLKEFANPGEDANLTVGDEVEVYLDRVENARGEASISREKARREEAWDRLEKAYAAEERVDGAIFGRVKGGFTVDLGGAVAFLPGSQVDVRPVRDAGPLMGLKQPFQILKMDRRRGNIVVSRRAILEESRAEQRAEVISNLSEGQTVDGVVKNITEYGAFVDLGGVDGLLHVTDMAWRRVNHPSEILSIGETVKVQVIKINRDSHRISLGMKQLQADPWDTVAEKFPIGSVHQGRVTNITDYGAFVELEAGIEGLVHVSEMSWTKKNVHPGKIVSTSQEVEVMVLEIDEAKRRVSLGLKQTQRNPWEVFAETHPTGTVIEGEVKNITEFGLFVGLEGDIDGMVHLSDISWDARGEDAIQDFRKGDVVKAVVQEVDIEKERISLSIKAIENEAMAEAVEGVKRGDVITVAVTAIEDGGIEVEYNGAKSFIRRSDLARDRQDQRPERFGVGDSVDVRVTNVDAKSRRLGLSIKAREIAEEKEAVEQYGSSDSGASLGDILGAALKSRD; from the coding sequence ATGGCTGAACGCGCAAGCATGGAAGAATTTGAGGCTCTGCTGAATGAGAGCCTCGACATTGACACCCCGGATGAGGGCTCTGTCGTCAAAGGCAAGGTTATCGCCATCGAGGCGGGCCAGGCCATCATCGATGTCGGCTACAAAATGGAAGGCCGCGTCGATCTCAAGGAATTCGCAAACCCCGGCGAAGATGCCAACCTGACCGTTGGCGACGAAGTCGAAGTCTATCTGGACCGCGTCGAAAACGCCCGCGGCGAAGCTTCGATCAGCCGTGAAAAGGCCCGCCGCGAGGAAGCCTGGGACCGTCTGGAAAAAGCCTATGCCGCAGAAGAGCGCGTCGATGGCGCCATCTTCGGTCGCGTCAAGGGTGGCTTCACCGTCGATCTGGGCGGTGCCGTGGCTTTCCTGCCCGGCTCTCAGGTTGATGTGCGTCCCGTGCGCGACGCAGGCCCGCTGATGGGTCTGAAGCAGCCCTTCCAGATCCTGAAAATGGACCGCCGCCGCGGCAATATCGTCGTCTCGCGCCGCGCCATTCTGGAAGAAAGCCGCGCCGAGCAGCGTGCCGAGGTCATCTCGAACCTGTCCGAAGGTCAGACCGTTGACGGTGTCGTCAAGAACATCACCGAATATGGTGCCTTCGTGGATCTGGGCGGTGTTGACGGCCTTCTGCACGTCACCGACATGGCATGGCGCCGCGTCAATCACCCGTCGGAAATCCTGTCCATCGGTGAAACCGTCAAGGTTCAGGTCATCAAGATCAACCGCGACAGCCACCGCATCAGCCTGGGCATGAAGCAGCTTCAGGCCGATCCGTGGGATACCGTGGCAGAGAAATTCCCGATCGGTTCGGTCCATCAGGGCCGCGTGACCAACATCACCGATTACGGCGCTTTCGTCGAACTGGAAGCCGGTATCGAAGGTCTGGTCCACGTGTCCGAAATGAGCTGGACCAAGAAGAACGTCCATCCCGGCAAAATCGTCTCGACCTCTCAGGAAGTCGAAGTCATGGTGCTGGAAATTGACGAAGCCAAACGCCGCGTGTCGCTGGGTCTCAAGCAGACGCAGCGCAACCCGTGGGAAGTCTTTGCCGAAACGCATCCGACTGGCACCGTCATCGAAGGCGAAGTCAAGAACATCACCGAATTCGGTCTGTTCGTCGGCCTCGAAGGCGATATCGACGGCATGGTTCACTTGTCGGACATCTCGTGGGATGCCCGTGGCGAGGACGCCATCCAGGACTTCCGCAAGGGCGATGTGGTGAAAGCCGTCGTTCAGGAAGTCGATATCGAGAAAGAGCGTATCTCTCTGTCGATCAAGGCGATTGAAAACGAAGCCATGGCCGAAGCCGTTGAAGGCGTGAAGCGTGGTGACGTGATCACCGTGGCCGTGACCGCCATCGAAGACGGCGGGATCGAGGTGGAATATAACGGCGCCAAGTCGTTCATCCGCCGCTCGGATCTGGCCCGCGACCGTCAGGATCAGCGTCCGGAACGCTTTGGCGTCGGTGACAGCGTCGATGTTCGCGTGACCAATGTTGATGCGAAATCGCGTCGTCTGGGTCTGTCGATCAAGGCGCGTGAGATCGCTGAAGAAAAAGAAGCCGTCGAACAGTATGGCAGCTCGGACTCGGGCGCCTCGCTGGGCGACATTCTGGGCGCTGCGCTGAAAAGCCGCGACTGA
- the ihfB gene encoding integration host factor subunit beta translates to MIRSELIQRIADENPHLIQRDVDRIVSTIFDEIIDAMARGERVELRGFGAFSVKRRDARLGRNPRTGESVPVEEKHVPFFKTGKLLRDRLNGEA, encoded by the coding sequence ATGATACGGTCCGAACTTATTCAGAGAATTGCCGACGAGAATCCGCATCTGATCCAGCGGGACGTTGATAGAATTGTGTCAACAATTTTTGATGAAATCATTGACGCTATGGCGCGTGGCGAGCGCGTCGAGTTGCGCGGTTTTGGCGCATTTTCGGTCAAGCGGCGGGATGCGCGTTTAGGACGAAATCCCCGCACGGGCGAATCTGTTCCGGTTGAGGAAAAGCATGTTCCGTTCTTCAAAACCGGCAAGCTGTTGCGCGACAGGTTGAACGGAGAGGCCTGA
- a CDS encoding LapA family protein has translation MRFIRLIFVIALAVILIGIALANRGVVTVRAFPAGFEQYLGFDWQLNLPLFLVIFLSIVFGIVVGFIWEWLRESHIRSAASRRKSQVDRLEREVGDLRDRHNAPNDDVLAILDSSRPATSSAPASGTTLPAPR, from the coding sequence ATGCGCTTCATCCGGCTTATCTTTGTCATTGCGTTGGCAGTCATCCTGATCGGGATCGCACTGGCCAACAGGGGCGTTGTTACGGTCCGCGCGTTTCCCGCAGGCTTTGAGCAGTATCTTGGCTTTGACTGGCAGCTTAACCTGCCATTGTTTCTCGTGATCTTCCTGTCGATCGTCTTCGGTATCGTGGTCGGCTTCATCTGGGAATGGCTGCGGGAATCGCATATCCGCAGTGCTGCATCGCGCCGCAAGTCGCAGGTGGATCGGCTGGAACGCGAGGTCGGCGATCTTCGTGACCGCCACAACGCGCCGAATGATGATGTTCTGGCGATCCTCGACAGCTCCCGGCCGGCCACATCTTCTGCGCCCGCCTCGGGAACGACCCTGCCGGCGCCGCGCTGA
- a CDS encoding phosphoribosylanthranilate isomerase, translating into MAQVKICGLKRPEHVAAAVDAGAAFVGFVFFSKSPRNVAPTVAAGLAADVPAGTARVGLFVNPDNARLDEVLGSVPLDLIQLHGNEPPDRVVEIKQLTGLPVMKAVGVAGPDDLDALWDYGLVSDMLLVDAKAPKDAPLPGGNGLSFDWRLLVGRKWLTPWMLAGGLRPDNVAEAVRLTGARIVDVSSGVEAAPGEKDEQLIRRFIAAAAV; encoded by the coding sequence TTGGCGCAGGTCAAGATATGCGGTCTGAAACGGCCTGAACACGTCGCAGCAGCCGTTGACGCTGGTGCCGCGTTTGTTGGCTTTGTGTTCTTCAGCAAATCACCCCGCAATGTGGCGCCGACCGTTGCCGCCGGTCTGGCGGCTGACGTGCCTGCTGGCACGGCCCGCGTCGGTTTGTTTGTTAACCCAGATAACGCTCGTTTGGACGAGGTATTGGGCAGTGTGCCGCTCGACCTGATCCAATTGCACGGTAACGAACCGCCGGATCGTGTGGTGGAGATCAAACAGCTGACAGGTTTGCCGGTGATGAAGGCGGTCGGCGTCGCTGGCCCGGATGATCTGGACGCTTTGTGGGACTATGGTCTCGTTTCCGATATGTTGCTGGTCGATGCCAAGGCACCGAAAGACGCGCCGCTGCCGGGGGGCAATGGGCTAAGCTTTGACTGGCGATTGCTGGTTGGGCGTAAATGGTTGACGCCTTGGATGCTGGCCGGCGGGTTGAGGCCGGATAATGTGGCCGAAGCTGTCCGGCTGACAGGGGCGCGCATCGTCGACGTCTCTTCGGGGGTGGAGGCTGCACCCGGCGAAAAGGATGAACAGTTGATCCGCAGATTCATCGCGGCAGCAGCAGTATGA
- a CDS encoding GNAT family N-acetyltransferase, whose amino-acid sequence MIRFRRATRADVPAIVAMLTDDVLGKDREVDDLSRYLDAFEAMEQEASNTVYVGVQNGHVVATYQLTIISGLSLSASRRAQIEAVRVDASLRGQGAGAALIADAEERARLSGATLMQLTTNASRKNAHRFYEKLGYEPSHIGYKKPLQGRSETPPVADLI is encoded by the coding sequence ATGATCCGGTTTCGGCGCGCGACGCGAGCGGACGTTCCGGCCATTGTTGCGATGCTGACGGATGATGTGCTGGGCAAGGACCGGGAAGTGGATGATCTGTCGAGATACCTTGATGCATTCGAGGCGATGGAGCAGGAGGCCAGCAACACGGTTTACGTCGGCGTGCAGAACGGTCACGTCGTTGCCACCTATCAGCTGACCATTATCTCCGGCCTGTCGCTTTCGGCCAGTCGACGGGCGCAGATCGAAGCCGTTCGCGTTGATGCCTCGCTGCGCGGTCAGGGTGCTGGTGCGGCGTTGATTGCGGATGCGGAAGAACGGGCGCGCCTTTCCGGGGCGACATTGATGCAGCTGACGACCAATGCCAGCCGTAAGAATGCGCACCGCTTCTACGAAAAACTGGGCTATGAGCCCAGCCATATCGGCTACAAGAAACCTCTTCAGGGGCGCAGTGAAACCCCTCCGGTCGCTGACCTGATCTGA
- a CDS encoding SufE family protein — MSTDAFEEIVETFEFLDDWEDRYRHVIELGKAMPPMDQALQTPASKVEGCASQVWIVPTVEDGRFDFVGDSDALIVRGLVAVVHALFAGLPVAEVGKVDAAQELGRLGLDEHLSAQRSNGLRAMVARIREHAASAASAA, encoded by the coding sequence ATGAGCACTGACGCCTTTGAAGAAATCGTAGAGACCTTCGAGTTCCTTGATGACTGGGAGGACCGCTATCGCCATGTGATCGAGCTGGGCAAGGCCATGCCGCCCATGGATCAGGCGCTGCAAACGCCCGCCAGCAAGGTCGAAGGTTGCGCCAGTCAGGTCTGGATCGTGCCAACGGTCGAGGACGGACGGTTCGATTTCGTGGGTGACAGCGATGCGCTGATTGTCCGCGGCCTTGTGGCGGTGGTTCATGCGCTCTTCGCTGGTCTGCCGGTGGCAGAGGTTGGCAAGGTCGATGCGGCGCAGGAACTGGGCCGGCTTGGTCTTGACGAACATCTCTCGGCCCAGCGGTCAAACGGCCTGCGCGCGATGGTGGCCCGGATCAGGGAACACGCGGCCTCGGCGGCCTCGGCGGCCTAG